The genomic DNA TTGATTCGTTATCGTCAGCTTCTCAGCTTCATGGGCTTCCTTCAGATAACAGACATGCGTTTCAAGTGTAAAAATCGTATACTGGAGGCTTTCTCTTCCTTCTACATCCAAACCGATCTGCTCAATGAAATGGTCGACTGCAAGACTGAATACCTTCGCATATTCAGCATCGTTCATATGACCATTGTAATCCACCCATTCTTTACGCACACATTGCTCAAATTGAAAAGTGGACATCCATATCCCTCCTATACGTGCTCTTTTTCAGCTTTCTTCGCTTCTGGCCAATGATCCTTTACAAGCTCCAATAGTTTAACAAGGAATTCATTCCGATTTTTATCAAGGTCTGATAAGCTGCACGCTCCTGATTGCTCTTCACATCCTGCTACAACACGGTCATGCAATTCATCCGTCAGTTCTGGAGCTTCAAGCTTTGTCCACGGCTTCTTCAACGCTGGACCGAATTGCTTGAGCATATGACGCATACCACCCTCGCCTCCTGCCAAATGGAAGGTTAGGAATGGACCGTATTGTGCATAACGTAATCCTGCTCCATAAATGAACGCTTGGTCGACTTCCTCAGTGGTCGCAATTCCTTCATTTACAATGTGAAGAGATTCACGCCAGATCGCTTCAATCAGCCGGTCAGCGATATGCCCCTCAATTTCATGGCGGACAAGCAACGCTTTCATCTTCATTCCTTCAAAAAATTCAACGGCGGAATCGGTGTTTTCTTTTGTGGTCGATTGACCTGGTACAACCTCTACCAATGGCAGAATATAAACAGGATGAAATGGATGAGCCACTACAAACCGTTCAGGATGCTGGAGACCACGTTGCAAGTACGACGGCTTGATACCAGAAGTACTGGATGCAATAATCGCATCCGGTTTTGCATGTTGATCAATCTGTTGAAGGACGGACTCTTTCAAATCCTCAACTTCAGGTACATTTTCTTGAATGAAATCAGCCTCTGCTACGGCGGTTGCCAGATCTTTTTCAAAAGTCAGTCGATCCTTGGAAGCTCCTTCTGCAAGTCCAAGCTCTTCCACATAGGGCCACGCACTTTCAATTGCTCTACGCATTCGGTCCTCTGCCCCTTCAGCAGGGTCTGTCGCGACCACATCATAACCGTTTGCAAGAAATCGCGTGATCCACCCGTTACCGATGACGCCTGTACCGACGACTGTAATCTTCTTGATATCTTTGGTCATGTTTATTTCCCTCCAGATGGATTTCGTAGTTGTAAATACTCTCTTACTTCATCCGGTGTCATTGGTTCAATCCCATGTCCTTCAAGCATTGTCACAGCTTTATCGACAAGCTGCTCGTTTGTTGCAGGTACACCTTTACGCAGATAGATGTTGTCTTCTAATCCGACACGTACATTACCGCCTAAGAGAGCTGATTGAGCCGCGATCGGCATTTGCATACGTCCAATTCCAAAAGCAGACCAATGTGCATTTTCAGGTAAGCGATTCTTCATATACAGCATCGTTTCAGCATCCGCCTCTGCTCCCCAAGGGATACCAAGGCAGAATTGGAAGATCGGATCTCCATCGATAAATCCTTCATTAATCAATTGCTTCGCAAAACGCAAATGTCCTGTATCGAAACATTCTAATTCTGGTTTCACACCGCTTTGTTGGATTAGCTTTGCTTGTTCACGTAACCAATCTGTCGGACTCACATAAATCATGTTGCCAAAGTTCGTACTTCCGCAGTCAAGTGTACACATTTCTGGTAGCAACTCACCCACCGGCCGATGTCTTTCTTCTGGTGTCTGGATATCTGTTCCTTCCCCACCAGCTGCAGGAGTTGCAAGACTTGGGATGAAGTCTCCCCCTCCGCCAGATGTAATGTTAATGACGACATCCGTCTCTGATTCACGGATACGATCGACAATTTCTCTATAATGGTCAATATCGTGACTGATTCCACCTGTTTTCGGATCACGAGCGTGGATATGAGCTACCGTTGCACCTGCCTTCGCACTTTCAATCGCTGAGTCGGCAATTTCTTTCGGTGTTACCGGCACATTCGGGTTCTTTTCCGTTGTATCTCCCGCTCCAGTTACAGCTGCAGTCAATATAACTTTTCCTTTCACAATAACGTCCTCCTTCAAAAGAAAATTTGTTTTGTTCGGTTCATTTCAATTCAGTTGAAACTATACCATCCAGACTGTTTAGTTTCAACCCATACCACTATATTTTTTCGTAAATTTTAGGAAGAAATCGTTTAATCATGCGATTTTATTGCACAAATTGAAAAGGGAGTATTGGCGTGATAAGATAAACAGAAGAATCAAAACTTGACTGAGAGGTATAGATTCATGCCAAGAGAATCGAAACGAGATAAAATTTTAGAAGCAGCAGCTTTAATTGTGCACAATCGTGGTATTGATGCATTGACTCTTGATGCTGTAGCAGAAGAAGCTGAAGTGAGTAAAGGTGGGCTTCTTTATCATTTCAGAAGTAAGGAAGCATTAGTTGAAGGACTTGTCCTGCATATGAATAACATTTATCGGACAAATGTTGAAAATGCTGTGTACGAAGACATCAATCGTGACGGAAAATGGACTAGGGCCTTCATTAAAGCTACCTACGACCAAAGCTTAAAAAATACGGAAACAAGTGCGGGGATGCTTGCAGCAC from Pseudalkalibacillus sp. SCS-8 includes the following:
- a CDS encoding thioesterase family protein; this translates as MSTFQFEQCVRKEWVDYNGHMNDAEYAKVFSLAVDHFIEQIGLDVEGRESLQYTIFTLETHVCYLKEAHEAEKLTITNQLLDLDEKRIHLFFTMKNEHGEVISTSEQMLMGIDTNAGRPAPFPEGVASVLDKLYSKDRDEEMPKQAGRTIGIKRKS
- a CDS encoding 3-hydroxyacyl-CoA dehydrogenase NAD-binding domain-containing protein, which produces MTKDIKKITVVGTGVIGNGWITRFLANGYDVVATDPAEGAEDRMRRAIESAWPYVEELGLAEGASKDRLTFEKDLATAVAEADFIQENVPEVEDLKESVLQQIDQHAKPDAIIASSTSGIKPSYLQRGLQHPERFVVAHPFHPVYILPLVEVVPGQSTTKENTDSAVEFFEGMKMKALLVRHEIEGHIADRLIEAIWRESLHIVNEGIATTEEVDQAFIYGAGLRYAQYGPFLTFHLAGGEGGMRHMLKQFGPALKKPWTKLEAPELTDELHDRVVAGCEEQSGACSLSDLDKNRNEFLVKLLELVKDHWPEAKKAEKEHV
- a CDS encoding 3-keto-5-aminohexanoate cleavage protein, coding for MKGKVILTAAVTGAGDTTEKNPNVPVTPKEIADSAIESAKAGATVAHIHARDPKTGGISHDIDHYREIVDRIRESETDVVINITSGGGGDFIPSLATPAAGGEGTDIQTPEERHRPVGELLPEMCTLDCGSTNFGNMIYVSPTDWLREQAKLIQQSGVKPELECFDTGHLRFAKQLINEGFIDGDPIFQFCLGIPWGAEADAETMLYMKNRLPENAHWSAFGIGRMQMPIAAQSALLGGNVRVGLEDNIYLRKGVPATNEQLVDKAVTMLEGHGIEPMTPDEVREYLQLRNPSGGK
- a CDS encoding TetR/AcrR family transcriptional regulator — translated: MPRESKRDKILEAAALIVHNRGIDALTLDAVAEEAEVSKGGLLYHFRSKEALVEGLVLHMNNIYRTNVENAVYEDINRDGKWTRAFIKATYDQSLKNTETSAGMLAAQGINPDLLKPLQQTYANWQENISSDGIDPVQATILRLAADGLWFSEIFGLAPLDDELRKKVLDTLLEKTYPDHEETDK